The following proteins are encoded in a genomic region of Liolophura sinensis isolate JHLJ2023 chromosome 7, CUHK_Ljap_v2, whole genome shotgun sequence:
- the LOC135470994 gene encoding protein BTG2-like: MKEELKSACDFLCTLMKGKGVSQEMADFFSAKLQSMLCTKYVDHWFPDRPFKGSGFRCIRINHKLDPIVRSAGESCGWTESQLRSLLPHELTVWVDPKEVSYRFGENGSICVVHTESSHSSSKPSQMISESEIPYPQLTCKDLRRVLPREGMNLQQLAAFVYS; encoded by the coding sequence ATGAAGGAAGAACTGAAAAGTGCTTGCGATTTTCTTTGCACCTTGATGAAAGGCAAGGGTGTCAGTCAAGAAATGGCGGACTTCTTCAGCGCTAAGTTGCAAAGTATGCTGTGTACGAAGTACGTCGATCATTGGTTTCCAGATAGGCCTTTCAAAGGAAGTGGTTTCAGGTGTATAAGAATTAACCACAAACTGGACCCAATTGTGAGAAGTGCTGGTGAATCTTGTGGGTGGACAGAGAGCCAGTTGCGAAGTTTACTGCCTCACGAACTGACAGTATGGGTTGATCCTAAAGAAGTTTCGTACAGATTCGGTGAAAACGGGAGCATTTGTGTGGTACATACGGAAAGCAGTCACTCTAGTTCTAAACCGTCCCAAATGAtctcagaatcagaaatacCTTATCCCCAGCTGACGTGCAAGGACTTGAGACGAGTTCTGCCCAGAGAGGGGATGAACCTACAGCAGCTTGCGGCTTTTGTCTACAGTTGA